A window from Fibrobacter succinogenes encodes these proteins:
- a CDS encoding ATP-binding protein produces MGFYRSILKDLEEWKAALARKPLILRGARQVGKTTVVREFGKRFDTFIELNLEKKADRDLFENGLSVKDLFRYICLEKKIVTNGKILLFIDEIQNSPKAVAQLRYFYEEMPEVYVVGAGSLLEVMMERHKISFPVGRVEYRYMFPMTFVEFMAALGEDAVLEMYREKEIPEIAENKLASLFRLYSFVGGMPEVVARYVETEDMSQLNSVYESLITSYKDDVSKYAKNAAEANVIRHVIETAPFETGTRIKFERFGNSNYKSKEIGEALKILERAMFLYLRYPVNGHELPLVPNFKQHPRLQFLDTGLLNYALGLSSVYYKDVQLSDAYNGMIAEHVVGQELLASQSSVLHKPTLWVREKKQANAEVDFLIVKDGNVVPVEVKSGATGSLRSLHSYIDEGGFEVALRLYSGKKSVENAVTPQGRKPYKLVNLPLYYAGKLSEFQY; encoded by the coding sequence ATGGGGTTTTATCGTTCAATTCTCAAAGATTTGGAAGAATGGAAGGCGGCTTTGGCCCGTAAACCGCTCATTTTGCGTGGGGCAAGGCAAGTCGGCAAAACAACGGTTGTTAGGGAATTTGGCAAGCGCTTCGACACCTTTATCGAACTCAATCTCGAAAAGAAGGCTGATCGCGATCTTTTCGAGAACGGTCTGTCCGTGAAGGATTTGTTCCGTTATATCTGCCTTGAAAAGAAGATTGTGACGAACGGGAAAATCCTGCTGTTTATCGATGAAATCCAGAATTCGCCGAAGGCGGTCGCGCAGCTCCGTTATTTTTACGAGGAAATGCCGGAAGTGTATGTGGTCGGTGCAGGCTCGCTTTTGGAAGTGATGATGGAACGCCACAAGATCAGTTTCCCGGTGGGGCGCGTTGAATACCGCTACATGTTCCCAATGACGTTTGTGGAGTTTATGGCGGCGTTGGGAGAAGATGCCGTCTTGGAAATGTACCGCGAAAAGGAAATTCCCGAAATTGCGGAAAACAAACTTGCATCCCTGTTTCGCCTGTATTCGTTTGTGGGTGGTATGCCCGAAGTCGTTGCTCGTTATGTCGAGACGGAAGACATGTCACAACTGAATTCCGTGTATGAATCCTTGATAACGTCTTACAAGGATGATGTTTCGAAGTATGCGAAGAACGCCGCGGAGGCAAATGTTATTCGGCATGTGATTGAAACTGCGCCTTTTGAAACAGGGACGCGAATCAAGTTCGAGCGTTTTGGTAACAGCAATTACAAGTCCAAGGAAATTGGCGAGGCTCTGAAAATTCTGGAACGAGCAATGTTCCTTTATTTGCGCTATCCGGTGAACGGGCATGAGTTGCCGCTCGTACCAAATTTCAAGCAGCATCCGCGTTTGCAGTTTCTGGATACGGGACTTTTGAATTATGCGCTCGGGCTTTCAAGCGTGTATTATAAAGATGTCCAGTTGAGCGATGCGTACAACGGAATGATTGCTGAACATGTCGTGGGCCAGGAACTACTTGCTTCGCAGAGCAGTGTGTTGCATAAACCGACTCTTTGGGTACGCGAAAAGAAGCAGGCGAATGCCGAAGTTGATTTCTTGATTGTGAAAGATGGAAATGTCGTCCCTGTCGAAGTCAAGAGCGGTGCGACAGGTTCGCTGCGGTCGCTACATTCGTATATTGATGAGGGTGGCTTTGAGGTTGCGCTTCGTTTGTATAGTGGAAAAAAATCTGTTGAAAACGCCGTGACTCCTCAGGGTAGAAAACCTTACAAACTAGTGAATTTGCCGCTCTATTATGCGGGAAAATTGAGTGAATTTCAATACTAG
- a CDS encoding GNAT family N-acetyltransferase, translating into MKIELATIQDVPEILELQYKAFRPVAERLNWPDAPNLIETVEHALGEFPKYTTLKMLSDDGKIIGSVRGRVENGSLYIGRLMVLPEFQKNGYGRILLRKIQSMLPHDRAWLDTSSDVPETVSFYEREGFRIFERKHFENGVSWIFMEKK; encoded by the coding sequence ATGAAAATAGAACTTGCGACCATACAAGATGTTCCTGAAATTCTCGAATTGCAGTACAAGGCGTTTCGCCCTGTTGCCGAAAGACTGAATTGGCCCGATGCTCCGAACTTGATCGAAACTGTAGAGCACGCGCTCGGAGAATTTCCGAAGTACACGACGCTCAAGATGCTCTCCGATGACGGAAAAATTATCGGCTCCGTCCGCGGTCGCGTTGAAAACGGCTCGCTTTACATTGGCCGCCTGATGGTCCTGCCGGAATTCCAGAAGAATGGCTACGGACGCATTCTGTTGCGAAAAATTCAATCTATGCTGCCGCATGACCGTGCATGGCTCGATACAAGTAGTGACGTGCCTGAAACAGTCTCGTTCTACGAACGCGAAGGCTTCCGCATATTCGAACGCAAACATTTCGAAAACGGCGTCTCGTGGATATTTATGGAGAAGAAGTAA
- a CDS encoding RDD family protein, which translates to MDESVATTNISTTVNLATRKRRFFAFLIDSLMIGLIGRLSGLVFGDFYAQLGNSALLIGAIIVLLYFGICNSKITNGKTLGKKLLKIRVVNRNSKPLSISKSFLRASCFAIFTAFNGSSISNSSCIPLVIVVGTLLFSISILEIYFVIVNKKTLQSFHDLLIGSFVVSAKDKGKITYTNKKSFLYGGAAIPVILLIIFTVLNLFAKNTYVADMVKIIDVINSELPVYNTSMYRHSETTAALSGESSTTKYINVTTIKKNKNESNEALAVKIAKIIFDSKFTFNEGETLCITIVEGYNIGIASSYTSKNINGTLEEWEKAIPFAELMDKSSKGNSQKNPQYEFLWRSVARAQHIVSGVLHVDTNKINEIKRTTTARIEINFTIDSVYKGDISDKEIIIRKTICGKQETGVHCYDSSLFTYNNQKIIAPINESSADTAKYAFTGSNAKSILLETEENKAKIINEIAKQKDIIDNKKYAPVCSIAKYSSELKKLIENMLVKATAKKAYSDLEKLGSPTIPAMICMMDDRRELAAPLIMLEYPPKSKRVIQHTPKQVVDVLAIFLRQFAGNDFGYIYNGASAKHRDNTINGWRIFLWHLAND; encoded by the coding sequence ATGGACGAATCCGTCGCAACAACAAATATTTCAACAACGGTTAATCTCGCCACACGAAAAAGAAGGTTTTTCGCTTTCTTGATAGACTCATTAATGATCGGTTTGATTGGGCGCCTTTCTGGATTGGTATTCGGCGACTTCTACGCGCAACTCGGCAATTCTGCACTGCTTATCGGGGCCATTATCGTTCTTCTGTATTTCGGGATTTGCAACAGCAAGATCACAAACGGAAAAACGCTCGGGAAAAAACTTTTAAAAATCCGCGTGGTCAACAGAAATTCCAAGCCCCTATCCATTTCAAAAAGTTTCCTGAGAGCCTCGTGCTTTGCTATTTTCACGGCTTTTAACGGTTCTTCCATATCGAATTCATCGTGCATTCCCTTGGTCATTGTTGTAGGCACTTTGCTTTTTTCAATTTCAATTCTTGAGATTTACTTTGTCATAGTCAATAAAAAAACATTGCAATCTTTCCACGATTTATTGATTGGCTCCTTTGTCGTTTCCGCAAAAGACAAAGGCAAAATTACTTACACCAATAAAAAATCATTTCTCTACGGAGGAGCGGCTATTCCCGTTATCCTCTTGATCATTTTCACAGTATTAAATTTATTTGCAAAGAACACTTATGTCGCTGACATGGTAAAAATTATTGATGTCATCAACAGCGAGCTCCCGGTTTACAATACTTCGATGTACAGGCATTCGGAGACAACGGCTGCATTATCGGGTGAATCATCTACAACCAAATACATTAACGTCACGACCATCAAAAAAAATAAAAACGAAAGCAACGAAGCCTTAGCTGTAAAAATTGCAAAGATTATTTTCGATTCCAAATTTACGTTCAACGAAGGCGAGACTCTTTGCATTACCATCGTAGAAGGCTACAACATCGGCATTGCCAGCAGCTACACATCAAAAAATATCAACGGGACTCTTGAAGAATGGGAAAAAGCGATTCCCTTCGCAGAGCTAATGGACAAATCATCGAAAGGAAATTCCCAAAAGAATCCGCAATATGAATTTTTATGGAGATCCGTCGCAAGAGCTCAGCATATCGTTTCGGGCGTACTCCATGTCGATACAAATAAAATCAACGAAATCAAAAGGACAACAACAGCGCGTATCGAGATTAACTTTACCATCGATTCCGTATACAAAGGCGACATTTCAGATAAAGAAATCATCATCAGAAAAACAATCTGCGGCAAACAAGAAACAGGAGTTCACTGCTACGATTCAAGCTTATTCACATACAACAATCAAAAAATCATCGCACCCATAAACGAAAGCTCAGCAGATACGGCCAAATACGCATTTACAGGCAGCAATGCAAAATCTATTTTATTAGAAACTGAAGAAAACAAAGCTAAGATAATCAATGAAATCGCCAAGCAAAAAGACATCATCGACAACAAGAAATATGCCCCCGTTTGCTCCATCGCAAAATACAGTTCAGAGCTTAAAAAACTCATCGAAAACATGCTTGTAAAAGCTACAGCCAAAAAGGCCTACAGCGACCTAGAAAAATTGGGCTCGCCAACCATCCCCGCCATGATTTGCATGATGGATGACCGGAGAGAACTTGCGGCCCCTCTCATTATGCTGGAATATCCCCCAAAAAGCAAAAGGGTTATACAGCATACCCCAAAGCAAGTCGTCGACGTACTTGCAATTTTCCTAAGACAGTTCGCCGGCAACGACTTCGGTTACATTTATAATGGAGCAAGCGCTAAGCATAGGGACAACACCATCAACGGCTGGCGAATATTCCTGTGGCATTTAGCCAACGATTAA
- the tsf gene encoding translation elongation factor Ts has product MQITASLVNELRQKTGVGMMQCKKALTETDGDMEKALELLRKQGAAVAAKRADKAAKEGRVYLIETAEKAAAFELTCETEPVSNNDDFVALAALATKAVETQAIASVEDLKNAVVDGVKINDRLQDVLVKIQENIDFRKFAEIKKVPNSVFGVYSHMKGKIGVITELAFEGSADEAALKQAAKDIAMQAAAFAPVALNDAAVPAETIEKEKEIAKAQIEASGKQTKPEFMQRQIDGRVAKVLKEIVLEDQEFFMSEKNPKKLSVKDYLQEVVAKQLGLTSLKVVNFIRFERGN; this is encoded by the coding sequence ATGCAGATTACCGCTTCCCTCGTTAACGAACTCCGCCAGAAGACTGGCGTCGGCATGATGCAGTGCAAGAAGGCACTCACCGAAACTGACGGCGATATGGAAAAGGCTTTGGAACTCCTCCGCAAGCAGGGTGCTGCTGTTGCTGCAAAGCGCGCAGACAAGGCTGCTAAGGAAGGCCGCGTTTACCTTATCGAAACCGCAGAAAAGGCTGCTGCTTTCGAACTCACTTGCGAAACTGAACCGGTTTCCAACAACGACGACTTCGTTGCCCTCGCTGCCCTTGCTACCAAGGCTGTCGAAACTCAGGCAATCGCTTCCGTCGAAGATCTCAAGAACGCTGTCGTCGATGGCGTCAAGATCAATGACCGTCTCCAGGACGTCCTCGTGAAGATTCAGGAAAATATTGACTTCCGCAAGTTTGCAGAAATCAAGAAGGTCCCGAACTCCGTGTTTGGCGTTTACAGCCACATGAAGGGCAAGATCGGTGTTATCACTGAACTCGCTTTCGAAGGCTCTGCTGACGAAGCTGCTCTCAAGCAGGCTGCTAAGGACATCGCTATGCAGGCCGCTGCATTCGCTCCGGTTGCATTGAACGATGCTGCAGTTCCGGCTGAAACGATCGAAAAGGAAAAGGAAATTGCCAAGGCTCAGATCGAAGCTTCTGGCAAGCAGACCAAGCCTGAATTCATGCAGCGCCAGATTGATGGCCGCGTGGCTAAGGTCCTTAAGGAAATCGTTCTCGAAGACCAGGAATTCTTCATGTCTGAAAAGAACCCGAAGAAGCTCTCTGTCAAGGACTACCTCCAGGAAGTCGTTGCAAAGCAGCTCGGCCTTACCAGCTTGAAGGTCGTGAACTTCATCCGCTTCGAACGCGGTAACTAA
- the rpsB gene encoding 30S ribosomal protein S2 produces MANLPSVEDLLAAGSHFGHQTQRWNPKMKPYILAEKNGIYVLNLSKTRDLLEEAAKAAAKISESGKTVLFVGTKPTARQCVLDAAATCNQFSVTNRWLGGMLTNFQTVRKSIKKIDKIDAMEQDGTFQALSKKEVLDKNRERAKLLDVFGGIREMVNLPGLLVVTDLAHEKIAVAEARRLHIPIIGICDTNVDPTLVDYPIPANDDAVKSLKLIVDYIAANVKPRVAAEKKESKEEVKKFDNGEDK; encoded by the coding sequence ATGGCTAATTTGCCTTCCGTCGAAGATCTGCTTGCTGCAGGCTCTCACTTTGGTCACCAGACTCAGCGCTGGAATCCGAAAATGAAACCGTACATCTTGGCTGAAAAGAACGGCATCTACGTTCTCAACCTCTCCAAGACTCGTGACCTCCTCGAAGAAGCTGCTAAGGCTGCTGCCAAGATTTCTGAATCTGGCAAGACCGTGCTCTTCGTTGGCACGAAGCCGACTGCACGTCAGTGCGTGCTCGACGCTGCTGCTACCTGCAACCAGTTCTCCGTCACCAACCGTTGGTTGGGCGGTATGCTCACGAACTTCCAGACTGTCCGCAAGTCCATCAAGAAGATTGACAAGATCGACGCTATGGAACAGGACGGCACCTTCCAGGCTCTCTCCAAGAAGGAAGTCCTCGACAAGAATCGTGAACGCGCCAAGCTCCTCGACGTGTTCGGTGGTATCCGTGAAATGGTGAACCTCCCGGGCCTTCTCGTCGTGACCGACCTCGCTCACGAAAAGATCGCTGTTGCAGAAGCTCGCCGTCTCCACATTCCTATCATCGGCATCTGCGACACGAACGTCGATCCGACCCTCGTGGACTACCCGATTCCGGCAAACGACGACGCCGTGAAGTCCCTCAAGCTCATTGTGGACTACATCGCTGCTAACGTCAAGCCGCGCGTCGCTGCTGAAAAGAAGGAATCCAAGGAAGAAGTGAAGAAGTTCGACAACGGCGAGGACAAGTAA
- a CDS encoding alpha/beta fold hydrolase has protein sequence MIEYSIQTVTTDRFEMDYIKFGTGARPLVLLPGMSLKSTMGIASMVVDSYKIFADDFTVYLFDRKKNFGESYLMEEMALDTAEAMSAIGVERACMIGISQGGMIAQLIAERFPQKVERLALGCSAARLNDMSRAVMTEWKRLADAGDVEALCSNFIDKVFSAETVRKYKRSLMRMNTNATEQDMKRFCVLARACLAFEAYEGLSKLKCPTFILGAELDQVLGVIASREIAEVLKQNGTPVELYVYENYGHAAYDEAPDYRSRILEFLKK, from the coding sequence ATGATTGAATATTCTATACAGACCGTAACGACCGACCGTTTTGAAATGGATTACATCAAGTTTGGTACGGGCGCGCGCCCGCTTGTCTTGCTTCCGGGAATGAGCCTCAAAAGCACGATGGGCATTGCCTCGATGGTGGTGGATTCATATAAAATATTTGCAGATGATTTTACGGTTTACTTGTTCGATCGCAAGAAGAATTTTGGCGAATCGTACCTGATGGAAGAAATGGCCTTGGATACTGCCGAAGCGATGTCCGCGATCGGCGTTGAACGCGCTTGCATGATTGGTATTTCGCAAGGGGGCATGATCGCGCAACTCATTGCAGAACGGTTCCCGCAAAAGGTGGAACGCTTGGCTCTCGGTTGCAGTGCTGCTCGCTTGAACGACATGTCCCGCGCGGTGATGACGGAATGGAAACGCCTTGCCGATGCCGGCGATGTTGAAGCACTTTGCTCGAATTTTATAGACAAAGTTTTTTCTGCAGAAACAGTTCGCAAGTACAAAAGAAGCTTGATGCGCATGAATACGAATGCAACGGAACAGGACATGAAACGCTTCTGCGTGCTGGCCCGTGCATGCCTCGCGTTTGAAGCGTACGAAGGCCTTTCGAAACTCAAGTGCCCGACATTCATTTTGGGCGCTGAACTCGACCAGGTCTTGGGCGTAATCGCATCCCGTGAAATTGCAGAAGTGCTAAAGCAAAATGGCACGCCGGTGGAACTCTACGTTTACGAGAACTATGGCCATGCTGCCTACGACGAAGCCCCGGATTACCGTTCGAGGATTTTGGAGTTCTTGAAAAAGTAG
- a CDS encoding DNA alkylation repair protein — translation MSIINEIQKALFAKQDLKFKAFHGKLIPTTDPNSIIGVRTPDLRAIAKEFASHPDVEKFLSTLPHKYYDENQIHAFILSLIKDYDDCVSHVDAFLPYVDNWATCDQMRPKVFAKAANREKLLKDVQRWMKAPVTDVYTVRFGVETLMSFFLDDDFDPKFLKWVSKIRSEEYYLNMMVAWFFATALAKQYEATLPYVEKRVLDDWTHNKTIQKAIESYRITDEQKAYLKTLKV, via the coding sequence ATGTCCATTATTAACGAAATTCAAAAAGCTCTTTTTGCAAAACAGGATTTGAAGTTCAAGGCTTTTCATGGCAAGCTGATTCCAACGACGGACCCGAATTCGATTATTGGGGTGCGCACTCCCGACTTGCGCGCGATTGCCAAGGAATTTGCAAGCCATCCCGATGTGGAAAAATTCTTGTCAACGCTTCCGCATAAGTATTACGACGAAAATCAAATTCATGCTTTTATTTTATCCTTAATAAAGGATTACGATGATTGCGTTTCGCATGTGGACGCGTTTTTGCCGTACGTGGATAACTGGGCGACTTGCGACCAGATGCGCCCGAAAGTTTTTGCGAAGGCCGCGAATCGCGAAAAACTTTTGAAAGATGTTCAGCGCTGGATGAAAGCTCCCGTAACGGATGTTTACACTGTCCGCTTTGGTGTCGAGACGCTGATGTCATTCTTTTTGGATGATGACTTTGATCCGAAATTTTTAAAGTGGGTTTCGAAAATTCGCAGCGAGGAATATTACTTGAACATGATGGTGGCGTGGTTCTTTGCAACAGCACTTGCCAAGCAGTACGAAGCGACACTTCCGTATGTTGAAAAACGTGTACTCGATGATTGGACTCATAACAAGACTATCCAAAAGGCAATCGAAAGTTATCGCATAACCGACGAGCAAAAGGCTTATCTTAAAACTTTGAAAGTTTAG
- a CDS encoding flavodoxin family protein, with translation MAEKKKILVMVASPKNERSGTLIPTKAFVEGLEQNGDYETEYIFIDKMHIKPCRGCLSCWGREDGSCFMKDDDVPMIREKLINSDIVIWSFPLFLFGVPGQMKVLMDRIVGMVHPYMGQKLKEGANAMGTPLHGLQFQKEGQKIILLSSCAWMDLDVVYEPVRKQFDIILGHEGYTLIACPQMRALDHRGGPRRLNMLRDKYRKGGAELAKTGALSQEAIDMMQKPIFSDDAYETLVVEFVTHMFDRDDNF, from the coding sequence ATGGCTGAGAAAAAGAAAATACTCGTAATGGTCGCAAGTCCAAAAAATGAACGTAGTGGCACCCTCATCCCGACAAAGGCTTTTGTCGAAGGATTGGAACAGAACGGCGACTACGAGACCGAGTACATCTTTATCGACAAGATGCACATCAAGCCCTGCCGCGGCTGCCTTAGCTGCTGGGGGCGCGAGGATGGCTCTTGCTTTATGAAGGACGACGATGTCCCGATGATTCGCGAAAAGCTAATCAATTCGGACATTGTTATTTGGAGTTTTCCGCTATTCTTGTTTGGCGTTCCCGGACAAATGAAAGTCCTGATGGACCGCATCGTAGGCATGGTCCACCCTTACATGGGTCAAAAGTTAAAAGAGGGCGCAAATGCCATGGGAACTCCGTTGCATGGGCTCCAGTTCCAGAAAGAAGGCCAGAAGATCATCTTGCTTTCAAGCTGTGCCTGGATGGATCTGGACGTTGTTTATGAGCCGGTTCGCAAGCAGTTCGACATCATTCTCGGCCACGAAGGCTATACGCTTATCGCCTGCCCGCAAATGCGCGCACTCGACCACCGTGGCGGCCCGCGTCGTTTGAACATGCTCCGCGACAAGTACCGCAAGGGCGGCGCTGAACTCGCCAAGACGGGTGCACTTTCGCAAGAGGCCATCGACATGATGCAAAAGCCGATCTTTAGCGATGACGCCTACGAAACGCTCGTCGTGGAATTCGTGACGCACATGTTTGATAGAGACGATAACTTTTAG
- a CDS encoding class I SAM-dependent methyltransferase, with the protein MNSRDVYGLRANGSAHGDVFTLPEIVCYMLDIAGYTASRDLSHLTVLEPSCGEGAFLVEIAKRIKESALRFRFNFKEAFKQCVYAYDIDENKIEESKKKLLELGVDVSALHIEAADFLTQKLPKVDLVIGNPPYVRYEKIPDAQRAFCKESFETFHYRSDLYISFFEKSLKCLKKNGKHCFVCANRWLKNEYGKKLRRFIAQKFRLERIADLERICAFQEKVLAYPAITLISNNPWSTSISYAEVESVESLPNISFEMKPSPKNEDWSCIFNNVVVNENLYTIEELGFKIGIGVATGADHIFISKDLPKLVENELLLPALNAKNLSGNKLEWHGEYLLNPYTTNGELIKLADYPRVKKYLNDHKERLSQRHIAKKNDAKWYKTIDRIYPRIKNESKILLPDISGNRFIFLDEGNFYPLHNLYYITGNSTREQKILSTFLMSDVIRLQISSVTNNMNGGFPRWQSQHLRKLRLPNIKNIGTDVANLLVQSYDRRDFDSMNKLVRKVFESSHCVKKNVYCENNGQLALNLAV; encoded by the coding sequence ATGAATTCTAGAGATGTATATGGATTGAGAGCGAATGGTAGCGCACATGGCGATGTCTTTACATTGCCTGAAATTGTGTGCTATATGCTTGATATTGCTGGATATACTGCTTCTCGAGATTTGTCTCATCTTACTGTTCTCGAACCATCTTGTGGTGAGGGGGCTTTTCTTGTTGAAATAGCAAAGAGAATTAAAGAGTCTGCTTTGCGTTTTCGTTTTAATTTTAAAGAGGCGTTCAAACAATGTGTTTATGCCTATGATATTGATGAAAATAAGATTGAAGAAAGTAAGAAAAAACTATTGGAATTAGGGGTCGATGTCTCCGCGTTGCATATTGAAGCGGCTGATTTTTTGACTCAAAAACTTCCAAAAGTAGATTTGGTTATCGGGAATCCACCCTATGTGAGGTACGAAAAAATTCCTGATGCACAAAGAGCCTTTTGTAAGGAATCTTTTGAAACTTTTCACTACCGTTCGGATCTTTATATTTCTTTTTTTGAAAAATCGCTGAAATGTTTAAAGAAAAATGGAAAACATTGCTTTGTTTGTGCTAATCGGTGGTTGAAAAATGAGTATGGTAAAAAGCTGCGTCGTTTTATCGCTCAAAAATTCCGGTTAGAGCGCATTGCTGACTTGGAACGAATTTGTGCTTTTCAGGAAAAAGTCCTTGCGTATCCTGCTATAACCCTTATATCGAATAATCCATGGTCAACAAGTATATCTTATGCTGAGGTAGAGTCTGTTGAATCTTTGCCTAATATATCATTTGAAATGAAACCCAGTCCTAAAAATGAGGATTGGTCCTGTATTTTTAATAATGTTGTTGTAAATGAAAACTTATATACAATAGAGGAGTTGGGATTTAAAATTGGAATTGGTGTCGCTACAGGTGCGGATCATATATTTATTTCAAAGGACTTGCCGAAATTAGTTGAGAATGAATTGCTTTTACCGGCATTAAATGCGAAAAATTTATCAGGTAATAAATTGGAATGGCATGGGGAGTATTTATTGAATCCCTATACAACTAACGGGGAGCTTATAAAGTTGGCAGATTATCCTCGTGTAAAAAAGTATCTGAATGATCATAAAGAACGGCTTTCTCAAAGACATATTGCAAAAAAGAATGATGCTAAGTGGTATAAAACGATTGATCGAATCTATCCAAGAATAAAAAATGAATCAAAAATTTTATTACCGGATATTTCTGGAAATAGGTTTATTTTCTTGGATGAAGGAAATTTTTATCCCCTTCATAACTTATACTACATAACAGGAAACTCGACTCGCGAACAAAAAATTCTTAGTACTTTTTTAATGTCTGATGTTATTCGCTTACAGATTTCGAGTGTGACGAATAATATGAATGGGGGGTTTCCTCGTTGGCAAAGCCAACATTTAAGAAAATTAAGGTTGCCGAATATAAAGAACATTGGAACAGATGTTGCGAATCTGTTGGTGCAAAGTTATGATCGAAGAGATTTTGATTCAATGAATAAACTTGTTAGAAAAGTATTTGAATCTTCTCATTGTGTTAAGAAAAATGTTTATTGTGAAAATAATGGGCAACTAGCATTAAATTTGGCTGTCTAA
- a CDS encoding PaeR7I family type II restriction endonuclease yields the protein MSQDKYLREIKEAVAFFWKTKSKQLVSSVDKSNRGAVVGGKQLDGFVSLLKKVAEDSGVPDSCIFTKNNYVPGFFRSSKNWDFLVVTPSKKLLAAVELKSQVGSYGNNFNNRAEEAIGSAVDLWTAYRENQFPNQQAPWLGYLMVVGKDARSIAPVKNNESIFPVLTEFREASYIDRYRILCEKLKLERHYTSTALLWTSGENEYGNVTENISLESFLKFFVAYLKSFSDEF from the coding sequence ATGAGTCAAGACAAATATTTAAGAGAGATTAAAGAAGCTGTTGCTTTCTTTTGGAAAACAAAAAGTAAACAGCTAGTATCTAGTGTTGACAAAAGCAACCGCGGTGCGGTTGTTGGTGGAAAACAATTGGATGGCTTTGTTTCTTTACTCAAAAAAGTTGCTGAAGATTCTGGTGTACCTGACTCATGCATATTTACAAAAAATAATTATGTGCCGGGATTTTTTCGCTCGTCCAAAAATTGGGACTTTCTTGTTGTGACTCCTTCAAAAAAATTGCTTGCTGCGGTTGAATTAAAGTCGCAAGTTGGTTCCTATGGAAACAATTTTAATAATCGTGCCGAAGAAGCGATTGGCTCTGCAGTAGATCTTTGGACAGCTTATAGAGAAAATCAATTTCCAAATCAACAAGCTCCGTGGCTTGGGTATTTGATGGTGGTTGGTAAAGATGCGAGGTCTATTGCTCCAGTGAAAAATAATGAAAGTATTTTTCCTGTGCTGACAGAATTTAGAGAAGCTTCTTATATTGATAGGTACAGAATTCTTTGTGAAAAACTGAAGCTGGAACGGCACTATACATCGACTGCTTTGTTATGGACTAGCGGTGAAAACGAATATGGCAATGTGACTGAGAACATTTCGTTGGAATCTTTTTTGAAATTCTTTGTTGCTTACCTAAAGAGTTTTTCAGATGAATTCTAG
- the rpsI gene encoding 30S ribosomal protein S9, giving the protein MATAKNKKIYRGTGRRKNAIAAVILKPGTGKRTINGRDFKDYFHSEVQNMIANLPFAILGNAEEWDVEVTARGGGIAGQMGAVRLGISRALVANDAEVKPALKKEGLMTRDARAVERKKFGRKKARKHFQFSKR; this is encoded by the coding sequence ATGGCTACAGCAAAGAATAAGAAGATCTACCGCGGCACTGGCCGTCGCAAGAACGCCATCGCCGCAGTGATCCTGAAGCCGGGTACCGGCAAGCGCACTATCAATGGTCGTGATTTCAAGGATTACTTCCATTCTGAAGTGCAGAACATGATTGCAAACCTTCCGTTCGCCATCCTCGGCAACGCTGAAGAATGGGACGTCGAAGTTACCGCTCGTGGCGGTGGCATCGCTGGCCAGATGGGCGCAGTCCGTCTCGGCATCTCCCGCGCACTCGTTGCTAACGACGCAGAAGTGAAGCCGGCTCTCAAGAAGGAAGGCCTCATGACTCGTGACGCCCGTGCCGTTGAACGTAAGAAGTTCGGCCGCAAGAAGGCTCGTAAGCACTTCCAGTTCAGCAAGCGCTAA
- the rplM gene encoding 50S ribosomal protein L13 produces MKTITVNPKTVSRKWKLVDAADKPMGRVASEVARLLMGKHKAIYSPNVDTGDFVVVINAEKVAVSGNKALQKQYFHHTGHIAGERWINFADLLAKHPTAPLEAAIWGMLPHSALGHKMIKKLKIFAGAEHPFAAQKPEVVEL; encoded by the coding sequence ATGAAGACCATTACGGTAAACCCGAAGACTGTCTCTCGCAAGTGGAAGCTTGTGGACGCAGCTGACAAGCCGATGGGACGCGTTGCAAGCGAAGTTGCTCGTCTCCTCATGGGCAAGCATAAGGCCATCTATTCCCCGAACGTCGATACTGGCGACTTCGTGGTTGTTATCAACGCTGAAAAGGTTGCTGTTTCCGGCAACAAGGCTCTCCAGAAGCAGTATTTCCACCACACCGGTCACATCGCCGGTGAACGTTGGATCAACTTTGCCGACCTTTTGGCAAAGCACCCGACTGCTCCGCTCGAAGCTGCCATCTGGGGCATGCTCCCGCACAGCGCTCTTGGCCACAAGATGATCAAGAAACTCAAGATTTTTGCAGGTGCCGAACATCCGTTCGCTGCCCAGAAACCCGAAGTCGTAGAACTTTAA